Proteins encoded within one genomic window of Prosthecobacter fusiformis:
- the vccA gene encoding Verru_Chthon cassette protein A — protein MNTSTLPAKSPVNSRRKGLALVLVLTSISLCMILLVALLSTSQTELTSTAASARGASARLYADTAVSLVIGQIQSASQPDAATAGIETWTSQPGMVRQYQENGQLLKGNKLYSDQKMVATTEAEIINDTPPADWDTLPERYVDINEPVARRDANQPGAPPRWFYPIIDPRAYANDPSKSVEGFTYSQYANGISGQALNGVTLPNADNPDAQRLPMPVEWLYQLKDGTLGFLDEENTFVGPAGAVASNDNPIVSRIAFWTDDESCKININTAAEGTAWDTPRLYHERDGDWAKYQPMSYEYQRYPGHPAMVSMSSVLFPHENMNPPKSDTAQFEKSLDFKEQIYDLIPKILPGGSRSGSVIVPAGRNFSPTDFKEVQHALDERLFASVDEFLLRAKIGEDGQRQEVQLNNSGAWSGLTQPEVLQRLRPFLTPRSRSPEMNPFGMPKIAMWPLHVINNEQYRSVFDRTIAYCSTLGGKNYYFTRQNSNSQTELSTILRNRQLFDYLLDLTARPIPGFAINTAANFENKYGDNRQQILIEIFDYIRSTNLYDDTIAEASVGDTPTITSLPTARQTAYATNGGLASKTFTPMRISQGSGTNSSFPGHGQVLPTVLPKGPSEVYRGMGRFFTISEAGLHFIATAQGNTRAGGVSAAKIVPTSPPAEANYTPPSWRGNEWGDSNNWYSNFPPLSEENQDPANGFYMTKYPANHRLEEQDGNSPDHPGYNPMNWNWTLDKDTPLANNVKRIQATFLLEWFCPSAGWAIINPDFAIEVDASALRIGGKPMFPLNGGRTLIRPFKNMSQGNGIHQRGGTTSYRAFLQERKLPAVATGLNGYTSGSILFDDTNIPSATQVPYSTNTGHINYSTYASQSGVLKQCNQYNLVSDFIDVPGGDLGKISFTGGVVTVKILTNTATPTVLQTFNFNFPTSQFPSPLLTTQSTDTTWSQNADGSWVINQPVPAPYWWAFHSDGALGRDKNGRITQTAAVPASRMGGRFRYIGNEIGNYTGANSYRRGNLAILDDTIQSLVLRHGDPRLTMGQYNVPVSEFERHRLYGQQRMAHNIVLRHWSEGPGLDQGLDKKGWRLVKDADYYASFLPDHPYSPACGAGLQKYGDFDRGITNQTDGAYINKPDEGNSYSVISSSDQEQLVPYFSNSYNSWTGGSSYFSPNRQVASPGMFGSLPTGIHNAGASPAGKRREPWRTLLFRPQTWSTKRGQQFHIGAPQALKGYGVAAAGLPIQGVNPPDYLFMDFFWMPIVEPYAISSPGSTAGKINMNYQMAPFRHIRRTTGLHALMKSEILTAVSHADANVYLRRPTGAPKGAEESWFWKEDTSASGKKFWHRQIDTEATLKLFDERFKNGFAFISPAQICEMYLLPKRTDPSDTLVPNQWPDQIANLLKATSADSILKFWEEHAITAENLKERPYTNLYPRLTTRSNTYQVFVRTQVIRKARSSDPTKFETGKDQIGAEYRGSAVIERYLDQNDPQLLPASGLDFAVGNMTTKPHLDELHRFRVIAQTRFDP, from the coding sequence ATGAACACATCCACATTACCTGCAAAATCACCGGTTAACAGCCGGAGGAAAGGGCTGGCACTGGTGCTGGTGCTCACCTCCATTTCCCTCTGCATGATTCTCCTGGTGGCGCTGCTATCCACCAGCCAGACGGAGCTGACATCCACCGCAGCCTCTGCCCGTGGAGCCTCAGCCCGCCTGTATGCAGATACTGCTGTGAGCCTCGTGATCGGCCAGATCCAGTCCGCCTCGCAGCCGGATGCGGCTACCGCAGGCATTGAGACCTGGACCTCACAGCCAGGCATGGTGCGTCAATACCAGGAAAATGGTCAGTTGCTCAAGGGTAACAAATTATACTCGGATCAAAAAATGGTGGCTACAACTGAGGCGGAAATCATCAATGATACGCCACCCGCAGACTGGGACACCCTCCCCGAGCGATATGTGGATATCAATGAACCCGTGGCCCGCCGGGATGCCAATCAACCGGGGGCACCTCCCCGCTGGTTTTACCCCATCATCGACCCTCGAGCCTATGCCAACGATCCATCCAAATCCGTCGAAGGTTTCACCTATTCCCAGTATGCCAACGGCATCTCCGGGCAGGCACTGAATGGAGTGACGCTGCCCAATGCCGATAATCCCGATGCGCAGAGGCTGCCCATGCCTGTGGAGTGGCTGTATCAGTTGAAAGACGGCACGCTAGGTTTTCTGGATGAAGAAAACACCTTCGTGGGTCCAGCCGGGGCCGTGGCCAGCAATGACAATCCCATCGTCTCCCGCATCGCCTTCTGGACGGATGATGAATCCTGCAAAATCAACATCAACACAGCCGCCGAAGGCACCGCCTGGGATACCCCGCGCCTGTATCATGAAAGGGATGGCGACTGGGCCAAATACCAGCCCATGTCCTATGAATACCAGCGCTATCCGGGGCACCCGGCCATGGTCTCGATGAGTTCCGTTCTCTTCCCTCATGAGAATATGAATCCGCCGAAGTCAGACACAGCGCAGTTTGAAAAATCCCTGGATTTCAAAGAGCAAATTTATGATCTCATCCCGAAGATCCTGCCGGGAGGCTCCAGATCAGGCTCCGTCATCGTGCCAGCAGGCCGCAACTTTAGCCCGACCGATTTCAAAGAAGTGCAGCATGCCCTGGACGAGCGCCTGTTCGCCTCCGTGGATGAATTCCTTCTGCGGGCCAAGATCGGCGAAGACGGCCAGAGGCAGGAGGTGCAGCTCAATAACAGCGGTGCATGGAGCGGACTGACCCAACCAGAAGTGTTGCAAAGACTGCGCCCTTTCCTCACCCCGCGCAGCCGTTCTCCAGAGATGAACCCCTTTGGCATGCCAAAGATCGCCATGTGGCCCCTGCACGTCATCAATAATGAACAGTACCGCAGCGTCTTTGACCGCACCATCGCCTACTGCTCCACCCTGGGCGGGAAGAACTATTACTTCACCCGCCAGAATAGCAACAGCCAGACGGAACTGAGCACGATCCTGCGGAACAGACAGTTGTTTGACTATTTGTTAGACCTTACCGCCCGGCCCATCCCAGGCTTTGCCATCAACACTGCCGCCAACTTTGAAAACAAGTATGGCGACAACCGTCAGCAGATCCTGATCGAGATCTTCGATTACATCCGCAGCACCAATCTGTATGATGACACCATCGCTGAAGCCAGTGTGGGGGATACTCCCACCATCACCTCCCTGCCCACCGCCCGGCAGACGGCTTATGCAACGAATGGAGGTCTGGCTTCCAAAACCTTCACCCCGATGCGCATCAGCCAGGGCAGCGGTACTAACAGCAGCTTCCCCGGCCACGGGCAGGTCTTGCCCACCGTGCTGCCGAAAGGGCCTAGCGAGGTCTATCGTGGTATGGGCCGGTTCTTTACCATCAGTGAGGCTGGGTTACATTTCATCGCTACAGCCCAGGGGAATACACGGGCAGGAGGTGTATCTGCTGCCAAGATCGTGCCTACATCTCCTCCTGCAGAAGCGAACTACACGCCACCTAGCTGGCGCGGCAATGAATGGGGAGATAGCAACAACTGGTACTCCAACTTCCCCCCCTTGAGCGAGGAGAACCAGGATCCAGCAAATGGCTTCTACATGACCAAATATCCCGCGAATCATCGGCTGGAAGAGCAAGATGGCAATTCCCCTGATCATCCCGGTTATAACCCCATGAACTGGAACTGGACCCTCGACAAGGACACTCCCCTGGCGAACAACGTCAAGCGCATCCAGGCCACCTTCCTCCTCGAATGGTTTTGCCCCTCCGCAGGCTGGGCCATCATCAATCCAGACTTCGCCATTGAGGTGGATGCCAGCGCGCTGCGGATCGGAGGCAAGCCCATGTTCCCTCTCAATGGCGGCAGGACTCTCATTCGGCCGTTTAAAAACATGAGCCAGGGAAACGGCATCCACCAGCGGGGTGGCACCACCTCCTACCGCGCCTTCCTTCAGGAGCGAAAACTCCCTGCTGTGGCGACAGGACTCAATGGTTATACCTCCGGCAGCATTCTCTTTGATGACACCAACATTCCCTCTGCCACCCAGGTGCCTTATTCGACAAATACAGGCCACATCAACTACTCCACCTATGCCTCCCAATCAGGGGTCCTGAAACAGTGCAATCAGTATAACCTTGTCAGTGACTTCATTGATGTGCCCGGCGGAGACCTGGGCAAAATCTCCTTCACCGGCGGAGTGGTCACGGTGAAGATCCTCACCAATACAGCGACCCCGACAGTCCTCCAGACCTTCAATTTCAATTTCCCAACCTCTCAGTTTCCCAGCCCTCTTCTGACTACCCAAAGCACGGACACCACCTGGTCACAGAATGCAGACGGCTCCTGGGTGATCAACCAGCCCGTACCCGCCCCTTACTGGTGGGCCTTCCACTCAGATGGTGCCCTGGGTCGTGATAAAAACGGACGGATCACCCAGACTGCCGCAGTGCCCGCCTCACGCATGGGGGGCCGCTTTCGCTACATTGGCAATGAAATTGGCAATTACACCGGAGCCAATTCTTACAGGCGCGGAAACCTCGCCATCCTGGACGACACCATCCAGTCCCTTGTCCTTCGGCATGGCGATCCCCGCCTAACCATGGGGCAGTATAATGTACCGGTCAGTGAGTTTGAGCGGCACCGCCTTTATGGACAGCAGCGCATGGCCCACAACATCGTCCTCCGCCACTGGAGTGAAGGTCCAGGCCTTGACCAGGGGCTGGACAAAAAGGGCTGGCGGCTCGTCAAAGATGCTGACTACTACGCCTCGTTCCTTCCAGACCACCCCTACTCTCCCGCATGCGGTGCTGGACTGCAAAAGTATGGCGACTTCGACCGAGGCATCACCAACCAGACGGACGGTGCTTACATCAACAAACCCGACGAAGGCAACAGCTACAGCGTCATCAGCAGCAGCGACCAGGAACAACTCGTCCCTTACTTTTCCAATTCCTACAATTCCTGGACTGGCGGGTCATCCTACTTTTCCCCTAACCGCCAAGTAGCCTCTCCCGGCATGTTTGGCTCCCTTCCCACGGGCATTCACAATGCCGGTGCAAGTCCCGCAGGCAAAAGGCGTGAGCCCTGGCGCACCCTCCTTTTCCGTCCACAGACTTGGAGCACCAAACGCGGCCAGCAGTTCCACATTGGCGCACCGCAGGCGCTCAAAGGTTATGGCGTTGCCGCCGCAGGACTGCCCATCCAGGGCGTCAATCCTCCGGACTACCTTTTCATGGACTTCTTCTGGATGCCCATCGTGGAGCCTTATGCCATCAGCTCACCCGGCTCCACCGCAGGTAAGATCAACATGAACTACCAGATGGCCCCCTTCCGCCACATCCGGCGCACCACGGGGCTGCATGCGCTGATGAAAAGTGAGATCCTTACTGCTGTCTCCCATGCCGATGCCAACGTCTATCTGCGCCGCCCTACCGGAGCCCCCAAAGGTGCCGAGGAGAGTTGGTTTTGGAAAGAGGACACGAGCGCCAGCGGCAAGAAATTCTGGCATCGACAGATCGATACCGAAGCCACGCTGAAGCTTTTTGACGAACGTTTTAAGAATGGCTTCGCCTTCATCTCCCCAGCCCAGATTTGTGAAATGTATCTGCTGCCCAAGCGGACAGATCCATCGGATACCCTCGTGCCTAACCAGTGGCCGGACCAGATCGCCAACCTTCTCAAGGCCACCTCCGCAGACAGCATTCTCAAATTTTGGGAAGAGCATGCCATCACTGCTGAAAACTTGAAGGAGCGTCCTTATACCAACCTGTATCCGCGCCTCACCACACGGTCTAACACCTACCAAGTCTTCGTCCGTACCCAGGTCATCCGCAAAGCACGCTCCTCCGACCCCACCAAGTTCGAAACTGGCAAAGACCAGATTGGTGCTGAGTATCGCGGGTCCGCAGTGATCGAGCGTTACCTGGATCAAAACGACCCACAGCTCCTGCCTGCCAGCGGCTTGGACTTTGCCGTGGGAAACATGACCACCAAGCCACATCTCGATGAGCTCCACAGGTTCCGCGTCATCGCTCAAACCCGTTTTGACCCTTGA
- the vccB gene encoding Verru_Chthon cassette protein B, which produces MKITHPQQHAPCTSPLPPGFSLVEVMMSMAIASLGFITMLGLLPHGLELSRNAASISAESRINQKLAGELQTATWEDLNWEGYGPTRYFNDQGIELNADEVTAEGADSFSLSYVASVQMPAEPMDLVLPANNPNRPAETYLRRLRICIAPTSNPDFDFQSAPDRRVTSYTAIIAKN; this is translated from the coding sequence ATGAAAATCACCCACCCGCAGCAGCACGCGCCTTGCACCTCCCCCTTACCTCCAGGCTTTTCCCTGGTTGAGGTCATGATGTCCATGGCCATCGCCTCATTGGGCTTCATCACCATGCTCGGTCTTCTGCCCCATGGGTTGGAGCTCTCCCGCAATGCAGCCTCCATTTCAGCCGAATCCAGGATCAATCAAAAGCTCGCCGGTGAGTTGCAAACAGCCACCTGGGAAGACCTTAACTGGGAAGGCTACGGCCCCACCCGTTACTTCAATGACCAGGGCATTGAGCTCAATGCAGACGAGGTCACTGCGGAAGGGGCCGACAGTTTCAGCCTCAGCTATGTAGCCTCCGTCCAGATGCCGGCTGAACCAATGGACCTCGTCCTGCCTGCCAACAATCCTAATCGCCCGGCGGAGACTTATCTGCGCCGCCTGCGCATCTGCATCGCTCCCACTTCCAACCCGGACTTCGACTTCCAATCCGCACCCGATCGCCGCGTGACCAGCTACACGGCCATCATTGCCAAAAACTGA
- the vccC gene encoding Verru_Chthon cassette protein C, producing the protein MKPDPRLIPRIRRIGFSLVELLVSMTVLSMIMLMSARFIGQMQETWSASNARLEQFREARGAFEIITQSLRQATLNTYLTYEYNTGDSPTVPTSREEAPLKYIRHSELQFINGSAAELLGEDSPEFVKNHAVFFQAPMGVSSRTGYEGLQRLLCGRGYFIHYGNDDAYRPKHVQTSRTRFRLWEYRPTSEFNEVYSVTPGEWFAKAADQIIQPGESVNTPSHSRPVAENIVALIISPQITDQSARAQERDATWIAPAYAYDSTAIVGATLNSPQGTQHMLPPVVVVTLVAIDEASAARLQSLQPEGVPDLLPDDAFTETGNFTQDLAALEQNLRDRKLNYRVFSTAVPMRNSKWNQLYQ; encoded by the coding sequence ATGAAACCTGATCCCCGCTTAATTCCCCGCATCCGCCGCATTGGCTTCTCCCTGGTGGAGCTTCTTGTCTCCATGACGGTGCTCAGCATGATCATGCTCATGTCCGCCCGTTTCATCGGCCAGATGCAGGAAACCTGGTCTGCCAGCAATGCACGCCTGGAACAGTTTCGCGAGGCACGCGGTGCCTTTGAAATCATCACTCAGTCCCTGCGCCAGGCCACGCTGAACACTTATCTCACCTATGAATACAACACCGGTGACTCCCCCACGGTGCCCACCTCCCGGGAGGAGGCTCCTCTCAAATACATCCGTCATTCAGAGTTGCAGTTCATCAATGGCAGTGCGGCAGAACTCCTCGGCGAGGATTCACCTGAATTCGTGAAAAACCACGCCGTCTTTTTTCAGGCCCCCATGGGGGTCAGCTCACGGACAGGATACGAAGGCCTGCAGCGCCTCCTTTGCGGACGCGGTTATTTCATCCACTATGGCAATGACGATGCTTACCGGCCCAAGCATGTGCAGACCAGCCGCACACGTTTCCGCCTCTGGGAATACCGGCCAACTTCGGAATTCAATGAAGTCTATTCCGTCACTCCTGGAGAATGGTTCGCCAAAGCAGCGGATCAAATCATCCAGCCAGGCGAATCGGTCAACACGCCATCCCACTCACGGCCTGTAGCTGAAAACATCGTCGCTCTCATCATCTCCCCGCAGATCACCGATCAGTCGGCCAGAGCGCAAGAAAGAGATGCCACCTGGATCGCTCCTGCCTATGCCTATGACTCCACAGCCATCGTCGGCGCCACGCTCAACAGCCCTCAAGGCACCCAGCATATGCTCCCGCCTGTCGTTGTTGTCACCCTCGTCGCCATCGATGAAGCCTCAGCGGCGCGTCTTCAAAGCCTCCAGCCCGAAGGCGTGCCAGACCTCCTCCCCGACGATGCTTTTACAGAGACAGGCAATTTCACTCAGGACCTCGCCGCTCTGGAGCAAAACCTGCGCGATAGAAAATTAAACTATCGGGTCTTTTCCACAGCCGTGCCCATGCGCAATTCCAAATGGAATCAGCTCTACCAGTAA
- the vccD gene encoding Verru_Chthon cassette protein D, producing MKNLSPHSFGRVLRPAFSLIEIIVVVMIIAILMALMTPPLLSVMEGNRLTQSGQGLLFRVSMAQQMALTDNRPVELRFFHYADDNGFEGYHATQIYFYDEASNDQEPIESPLYFSQGIMIPDSPVSPLLSGLTEDAPAAEKEPFKSMGAKYQRIIFYPNGSTSINAPLRDAYLTLCAVRTDTSDASVPPINYYTIQIDPVNGSTKSYRPN from the coding sequence ATGAAAAACCTTTCTCCTCATTCTTTTGGCAGGGTATTGCGCCCGGCGTTTTCATTGATTGAAATTATCGTCGTCGTCATGATCATCGCCATCCTCATGGCCCTCATGACGCCTCCTCTGCTCAGTGTTATGGAGGGCAATCGTCTCACACAAAGTGGCCAGGGCCTGCTCTTCCGTGTCTCCATGGCCCAGCAGATGGCCCTCACGGACAACCGACCTGTCGAACTGCGCTTTTTCCACTATGCGGATGACAACGGTTTTGAAGGCTACCACGCCACGCAAATCTATTTTTATGATGAAGCCAGCAATGACCAGGAGCCTATCGAAAGCCCCCTTTATTTCAGTCAGGGAATCATGATTCCAGACAGCCCAGTTTCACCCCTCCTCTCAGGACTCACTGAAGATGCTCCTGCTGCCGAAAAGGAACCTTTCAAATCCATGGGAGCCAAATATCAGCGCATCATCTTTTACCCCAATGGCTCCACCAGCATCAATGCACCCCTGCGCGATGCTTACCTGACCCTTTGCGCCGTGCGCACGGATACCAGTGATGCATCCGTGCCTCCTATCAATTATTACACCATTCAGATTGATCCCGTCAACGGCAGCACCAAAAGCTACCGCCCGAACTGA
- a CDS encoding sulfatase family protein, whose translation MRSILSFVNCIVACAAMMMTPCMQGAERPNILWFVVDDMSAHFSSYGETTINTPNVDRLVKEGMKFTRAQVTAPVCSTCRSAMITGMYQTTIGAHHHRSGRGELKIHLPEGVEPVPVLFQKGGYYTCIGSGLPDLDARGLPFGLPKGKKAAKRAKLAGNPPESRLGKTDYNFEWDPAMYDSHDWAGRGKDQPFFMQVQLPGGKLRGGDSRNARALAERAKAEFGEATDPQKVTLPPYYPRDPVLLEDWAAYLDAVKLTDKHVGKVLARLEAEWLLENTLIIFMTDHGISHARGKQFLYDEGSRIPFVVRGPGIVPGTVREDMIQQIDMAPLSLAAAGLPVPEVMQGRDVLAKDYKAREAVYAARDRCDETVERIRSVRTDKFLYIRNFYPERPHLQPNAYKDGKDIVRVLRAAHEAGTLPSVSEELLFSPKRQAEELYEYVNDRWQVTNLAANPDYREVLESHRAKLDQWMTETKDAGPESEAMYDSDMVDYRKKGGAEIERNIALMKQWAKEGK comes from the coding sequence ATGAGATCCATCCTATCCTTCGTTAACTGTATCGTGGCATGTGCTGCCATGATGATGACGCCGTGCATGCAGGGGGCTGAGCGGCCTAACATTCTATGGTTTGTCGTGGATGACATGTCGGCCCATTTTTCCAGCTATGGGGAAACGACGATCAATACGCCAAATGTGGACCGGCTGGTGAAAGAAGGAATGAAGTTTACTCGGGCCCAGGTGACGGCACCGGTGTGCTCTACCTGCCGCTCGGCGATGATCACGGGGATGTATCAGACGACGATAGGGGCGCATCATCACCGGAGTGGGCGGGGAGAGCTGAAAATTCACTTGCCGGAAGGTGTAGAGCCAGTGCCTGTTCTGTTTCAGAAAGGTGGATACTATACCTGCATTGGCAGTGGGCTTCCGGATCTGGATGCGCGGGGGCTTCCCTTCGGCCTGCCGAAGGGCAAGAAGGCGGCAAAGCGGGCGAAGTTGGCCGGGAATCCGCCTGAAAGTCGGTTGGGCAAGACGGACTATAATTTTGAATGGGATCCCGCGATGTATGACAGCCATGACTGGGCTGGGCGTGGCAAGGACCAGCCGTTTTTCATGCAGGTGCAATTACCTGGTGGAAAGCTGAGGGGTGGTGATTCCCGGAATGCACGTGCACTGGCTGAAAGGGCCAAGGCAGAATTTGGTGAAGCTACCGATCCGCAAAAAGTGACCCTGCCACCCTACTACCCGCGTGATCCGGTGCTGCTGGAAGATTGGGCGGCGTATCTGGATGCGGTTAAGCTGACGGACAAGCATGTGGGGAAGGTGCTAGCACGTCTGGAGGCAGAGTGGCTGCTGGAGAATACGCTGATCATTTTCATGACGGATCACGGCATCAGCCATGCACGGGGGAAGCAGTTTCTTTATGATGAAGGCTCCCGTATTCCCTTTGTGGTACGTGGCCCAGGGATAGTCCCAGGAACGGTGCGCGAGGATATGATCCAGCAGATTGATATGGCTCCTTTATCCTTGGCTGCGGCAGGCCTGCCAGTGCCTGAGGTGATGCAGGGGCGCGATGTGCTGGCGAAGGATTATAAAGCGCGTGAGGCGGTGTATGCCGCTAGAGACCGCTGTGATGAAACGGTGGAACGCATCCGCAGTGTGCGCACCGACAAGTTTTTATACATCCGTAATTTTTATCCAGAGCGGCCGCATTTACAGCCGAATGCTTACAAGGATGGCAAGGACATCGTGAGGGTGCTGCGTGCTGCGCATGAGGCGGGGACGCTTCCATCAGTCTCTGAAGAACTGTTGTTTAGTCCGAAGCGGCAGGCTGAGGAGCTGTATGAGTATGTGAATGATCGCTGGCAGGTGACAAATTTGGCGGCAAATCCAGACTATCGTGAAGTGTTGGAAAGCCACCGGGCAAAGCTGGACCAGTGGATGACGGAGACGAAGGATGCGGGGCCAGAATCTGAAGCGATGTATGACAGCGACATGGTGGACTATCGCAAGAAGGGCGGTGCAGAAATTGAGCGTAACATCGCACTGATGAAGCAATGGGCGAAGGAGGGGAAATGA
- a CDS encoding sulfatase family protein, translating into MKRIFTLLIIACGVLNAAAAEAKRPNILFAIADDWGPHAGAYGTKWVKTPGFDRIAKEGVIFKNAYTPMAKCAPSRAIVLTGRHLWQNEEAGNHMAVFPPKLKSWPEVLMAKGWHMGITGKGWGPGIANDADGKPRQITGKPYNKRKAKPPTTAMGNNDYAANFTDFLEEKEEGKPWCFWYGSTEPHRGYEFKTGVEKGGKKLSDIDRVPAYWPDDEIVRHDMLDYAYEVEHMDTHLTRMIAELEKRGELDNTLIIVTSDHGMPFPRVKGYAYHDSNHIPLAIRFPGGMKKSGRVIDDFVDFTDIAATMLDYAGIAEKDSGMLAITGKSWRPILESEKAGQVLAERDHVLIGKERTDVGRPHDWGYPIRGIVTATHLYLKNYEPTRWPAGNPETGYLDTDGSPTKSLILEMGRKDRNDKYWKLNFGIRAAEEFYDLSVDADCVYNLAGESVHEEKIKSLRTRMEDAMKAQGDPRMMGQGKIFDEYKPTNGEGFYEKFMKGEKPNAGWVNETDFEKEPVQQP; encoded by the coding sequence ATGAAACGGATATTTACTCTTTTAATCATAGCCTGTGGCGTGCTGAATGCAGCCGCAGCAGAGGCAAAGCGGCCTAACATTCTATTTGCCATCGCCGATGACTGGGGGCCGCATGCGGGGGCCTATGGCACGAAGTGGGTGAAGACGCCGGGGTTTGACCGGATCGCCAAAGAGGGGGTGATTTTCAAGAATGCATATACGCCGATGGCGAAGTGCGCACCATCCCGGGCGATCGTGCTGACGGGGCGTCATCTGTGGCAGAATGAAGAGGCGGGGAACCATATGGCGGTCTTTCCCCCAAAGCTCAAAAGCTGGCCGGAGGTGCTGATGGCCAAGGGCTGGCACATGGGCATCACAGGAAAGGGATGGGGGCCGGGGATCGCCAATGATGCGGATGGAAAACCGCGCCAGATCACGGGCAAACCCTATAACAAACGCAAAGCGAAACCACCCACGACGGCGATGGGCAACAATGATTATGCGGCGAATTTTACTGATTTCCTTGAGGAGAAAGAGGAGGGTAAGCCCTGGTGTTTCTGGTATGGAAGCACGGAGCCGCATCGCGGATACGAATTCAAGACGGGTGTGGAAAAAGGTGGCAAGAAGCTAAGCGACATCGACCGCGTGCCTGCCTACTGGCCGGATGATGAAATCGTACGGCATGATATGTTAGACTATGCCTATGAAGTGGAGCATATGGACACTCATTTGACGCGGATGATTGCGGAGTTGGAGAAACGCGGGGAACTGGACAATACGCTGATCATTGTAACCAGCGACCATGGTATGCCATTCCCCCGGGTGAAGGGTTATGCTTATCATGACTCTAATCATATCCCGCTGGCGATCCGGTTTCCTGGCGGTATGAAAAAGAGTGGACGGGTGATTGATGACTTTGTGGATTTCACAGACATCGCAGCAACGATGCTGGACTATGCGGGCATCGCGGAGAAAGACAGTGGGATGCTGGCGATCACGGGAAAAAGCTGGAGGCCGATCCTGGAGAGTGAAAAGGCGGGCCAGGTGCTGGCGGAGCGGGATCATGTGCTGATCGGCAAAGAGCGCACGGATGTGGGCAGGCCGCATGACTGGGGATATCCCATCCGGGGCATCGTCACGGCGACGCATCTGTATCTGAAGAACTATGAGCCGACACGTTGGCCAGCGGGTAATCCGGAGACAGGCTATCTGGACACGGATGGCAGTCCGACCAAATCATTGATCTTGGAGATGGGGCGGAAGGACCGGAACGACAAATACTGGAAGCTGAACTTTGGCATCCGTGCGGCTGAAGAGTTTTATGATCTGAGCGTGGATGCGGACTGTGTTTATAATTTGGCAGGAGAGTCTGTGCATGAAGAGAAGATCAAAAGCCTGCGCACAAGGATGGAGGATGCGATGAAAGCGCAGGGTGACCCGCGCATGATGGGGCAGGGGAAGATCTTCGACGAATACAAGCCCACAAACGGTGAAGGGTTTTACGAGAAATTTATGAAGGGTGAGAAGCCCAATGCGGGTTGGGTGAATGAAACTGATTTTGAAAAGGAACCTGTCCAACAACCATGA